In Leptospira ellinghausenii, the following proteins share a genomic window:
- a CDS encoding cysteine synthase A codes for MKTDIRNGFIGTIGNTTLIRIHSLSEETGCEILGKAEFLNPGGSVKDRAALYIIEDAEKKGLLKKGGTVVEGTAGNTGIGLTHICNAKGYKTIIVIPETQSKEKIDMLHTLGAELILVPAVPYSNPGNYVRVSEQIAKETPNSLWANQFDNLANRNAHFETTGPEIWNQTQGKIDVWTTSIGTGGTYAGTALYLKSKNPNVKCIVCDPHGSGVYSYVKTGTITIEGASITEGIGQGRITKNMEGMPADDAVRIHDKEALNILQKVLREDGLFMGGSVGINLAAAYQIAKQLGPGHTIVTVLCDTGTKYQSKIYNPEFLKSKGLLGNID; via the coding sequence ATGAAAACAGATATTAGAAATGGATTTATTGGCACAATTGGAAATACAACCCTCATACGTATCCATTCATTAAGTGAAGAAACTGGATGTGAAATTCTCGGCAAAGCGGAATTCCTAAACCCAGGTGGTTCTGTCAAAGACCGAGCAGCTTTGTACATCATTGAAGATGCAGAAAAAAAAGGCCTTCTCAAAAAAGGGGGAACGGTTGTGGAAGGTACAGCTGGGAATACAGGTATTGGACTCACTCATATCTGTAATGCAAAAGGATATAAAACCATCATTGTCATCCCAGAAACCCAATCGAAAGAAAAAATTGATATGTTACATACGTTAGGCGCTGAGTTGATTTTGGTTCCAGCAGTTCCTTATTCCAATCCGGGAAATTATGTACGAGTCTCAGAACAAATTGCAAAGGAAACACCCAATTCACTTTGGGCGAACCAATTTGATAACCTTGCCAATCGAAACGCACATTTTGAAACCACGGGTCCTGAAATTTGGAACCAAACACAGGGTAAAATTGATGTGTGGACCACATCTATCGGAACCGGTGGTACGTATGCTGGAACCGCTTTGTATCTTAAGTCCAAAAATCCAAACGTCAAATGTATCGTTTGTGACCCACATGGTTCTGGCGTGTATTCATATGTCAAAACAGGGACCATTACCATTGAAGGTGCTTCTATCACAGAAGGAATTGGCCAAGGAAGGATCACAAAAAATATGGAAGGAATGCCAGCCGATGACGCGGTTCGTATCCATGACAAGGAAGCACTCAATATCTTACAAAAAGTACTCCGAGAGGATGGTTTGTTTATGGGAGGTAGTGTGGGGATCAATTTGGCAGCTGCTTACCAAATTGCGAAACAATTGGGACCAGGGCACACCATCGTGACCGTGTTATGTGACACAGGAACCAAATACCAGTCCAAAATTTACAATCCAGAATTTTTAAAATCAAAAGGTCTACTTGGAAACATAGATTAA
- a CDS encoding MFS transporter, producing the protein MYKSLRQWFAPAPAIPQKSKEEILTLYPKLRFQVLESTFIGYTVYYLTRNNFSPVSKEIGEALSYSKSDLGDILAVTAITYGIGKFFMGALSDRSNPKKFMAVGLLLTAILNFSFGFANHYWIHLFLWGANGLVQGMGWPPCGRSLGHWYSVRERGTTFAFWNIAHNIGGGIVGVVASHSAAKFGWQYAFFVPGVIAILGSVYLYFRLVDTPQSEGLPPIEEYRNDYPPEEKENHEEELTTKQLIVEQVLLNKYIWLFAIINFFVYIIRYSLIDWGPTYLKETKGADLLGGGYSTLILEFGGIGSTILMGWVSDKFDGRRGMVSLLCIIPIFFAFLGILFNPPGNIWIDYVLFGLIGLFIYPPVMLLGVAGMDFTSKKAVGTAAGFIGLFGSLGRTAQGKGIAVLSTNYSWEVALGAILVSTLIAIFLLIFSWNLRPRG; encoded by the coding sequence ATGTACAAGTCCCTTCGTCAGTGGTTTGCACCAGCACCCGCGATCCCACAAAAATCGAAAGAAGAAATTTTAACTCTTTATCCAAAACTAAGGTTTCAAGTATTGGAGTCGACTTTCATCGGTTATACGGTATACTATTTAACACGTAATAATTTTTCTCCCGTTTCGAAAGAAATTGGGGAAGCATTGTCTTATTCCAAATCTGATTTGGGTGACATCTTAGCTGTAACTGCCATCACTTATGGAATTGGAAAATTTTTTATGGGGGCATTGTCAGATCGTTCCAATCCTAAAAAATTTATGGCAGTTGGATTATTACTCACTGCCATTTTAAATTTTTCATTTGGATTTGCGAATCATTATTGGATCCACTTATTTTTGTGGGGAGCCAACGGCCTGGTTCAAGGTATGGGTTGGCCTCCATGTGGTCGCTCCTTGGGGCATTGGTATTCCGTGAGGGAAAGGGGTACTACGTTTGCATTTTGGAATATTGCACATAATATCGGAGGAGGGATTGTTGGAGTTGTTGCTTCTCATTCTGCTGCAAAATTTGGTTGGCAATATGCTTTTTTTGTTCCGGGTGTGATTGCCATACTCGGAAGTGTTTATTTATACTTTCGACTTGTGGACACACCGCAGTCTGAAGGACTTCCACCCATAGAAGAGTATAGAAATGATTATCCACCTGAAGAAAAAGAGAATCATGAAGAAGAGTTAACCACCAAGCAACTGATTGTTGAACAAGTTTTATTAAATAAATATATTTGGTTATTTGCTATCATCAATTTTTTTGTTTATATCATCCGGTATAGTTTAATTGATTGGGGTCCAACATATTTAAAGGAAACAAAAGGTGCGGATTTACTTGGTGGAGGATATTCCACTTTGATTTTAGAATTCGGTGGAATTGGATCTACAATTCTGATGGGATGGGTTTCCGACAAGTTTGATGGAAGAAGGGGAATGGTCAGTTTACTTTGTATCATTCCTATCTTCTTTGCATTTTTAGGAATTTTATTCAATCCTCCAGGAAATATCTGGATCGACTACGTTCTGTTTGGTTTGATTGGACTATTCATTTACCCTCCAGTGATGTTGTTAGGTGTAGCAGGAATGGATTTTACATCCAAAAAAGCAGTTGGTACAGCAGCTGGATTTATTGGGTTATTTGGATCACTCGGACGCACCGCACAAGGGAAAGGAATTGCTGTTTTATCAACAAATTATTCCTGGGAAGTTGCCCTCGGAGCAATTCTTGTTTCCACTCTCATTGCCATTTTCCTTTTGATTTTTAGTTGGAATCTGCGTCCCAGAGGTTAA